One Triticum dicoccoides isolate Atlit2015 ecotype Zavitan chromosome 5B, WEW_v2.0, whole genome shotgun sequence genomic window carries:
- the LOC119310958 gene encoding 60S ribosomal protein L32-1-like, with protein MAVPILKTAIVKKRVKHFKRAHSDRYIGLKQSWRRPKGIDSRVRRKFKGCTLMPNIGYGSNKKTRHYLPNKFKKFVVHNVSELELLMMHNRTYCAEIAHNVSTQKRKAIVERAAQLDVVVTNKLARLRSQEDE; from the exons ATGGCGGTGCCTATCCTGAAGACGGCGATCGTGAAGAAGAGGGTGAAGCACTTCAAGAGGGCGCACAGCGACCGCTACATCGGCCTCAAG CAAAGCTGGCGCAGGCCAAAGGGTATAGACTCCCGCGTCAGGCGGAAGTTCAAGGGATGCACCTTGATGCCCAACATTGGATATGGTTctaacaagaagaccaggcactacCTGCCAAACAAGTTCAAGAAGTTTGTGGTGCACAACGTCTCTGAGCTGGAGCTGCTTATGATGCACAACAG GACGTACTGTGCTGAGATCGCGCACAACGTGTCCACGCAGAAGCGCAAGGCGATAGTGGAGCGTGCCGCCCAGCTCGACGTCGTGGTCACCAACAAGCTCGCCAGGCTCCGCAGCCAGGAGGACGAGTGA